The Mustela erminea isolate mMusErm1 chromosome 10, mMusErm1.Pri, whole genome shotgun sequence genomic sequence GTCAAAACCCAGAAGTTGATAGTTGTGTTGTGATGAGAACCTTCTACATTAGAGGATTATGAATTATTGGTTATGCCTTAGAATTAGaactaatttttagttttagccTTATCTTCTCCCAGCTGAGTTAGATGTGTTGCTGGGACGAGTGGTTCCCATTGTGCTTTTCCGAGAAGGTAGTTGGGAGAGGATTAGGGAGAACAGTTTACGTGGGTCTGGACCCTCGTCCGGAGTTAGGACGAGTACTCGCTCCAGATCAGAATTGTTTCAGGTTTGCGAGGCACTTGTACGCCTGCCCTAGTCCTGGAGTCAAGTGAGTGTTATATCTTGAAACTTCATTTTGGAAGTTTTATGGTAAATAAAAGGgaatgtttcttttattgtggTTTGTAAGATCACAGACCTTCCTGCCCAAAGAGATTGGGGAGGCTGGAAAGTGTAAATGGGTCAATAGTGCCATAATGAGGTTTTCTTCAAAAGGGCATGAGTCCAGGTCCCAAAGCCGTAGAGCAGCCTCTGGGGTATCGCCCTTGGTCGCTCTCGGGCAGAGCCCAGAGTGTCTGGGCAGGTCTCTTGGGTGGCTGCTCTGCAAGGGGGCACAGCTCCACAGGTTTTGTGTTTGTATGGGCTTTTCCATTTCAGGTGTTTTAGGGTTTTGTTCACTTTttggtggttgggggaggggggactgaTTGTGCTTTCATCTCTTTATCATTTGTGTACCTTCTTAGAAAAAGCTCGTGGCGAAGGGGGgcaaaaaaaagaagcaagttcTGAAGTTTACCCTTGATTGCACCCACCCTGTAGAAGATGGAATCATGGATGCGGCCAATTTTGTAAGTGACACCCTTGACGCCACTCAGGACGGTGACGGATCTTCTGGGGTGTTGCTGAGAAACCTGCCGGAGCACATTTCCGGTCTCAAGCACTTGTAGGCAGCCCTGCGGTTCTGGCTCCATGCACAACCTTGGAACTCGGGCTGGttacttgtttgtttggttttttagaagattttatttatttatttgacagatcacaagtaggcagaggggcaggcagaggggcgtgggaagcaggctccccgctgagcagagagcccgatgtggggctcgatcccaggaccctgagatcatgacctgagccgaaggcagaggctttaacccactgagccacccaggcgcccctagttactTGTTTTGAAGTCTGGCTTTCTCTCACGTGTGTCAGTGGTGAGGAGGAGACATCAGCGCTAGAGAACCACCTGtcttcttctccatctttccttttgtttccaaaaaTGATTTACTTACAAGTTCCCAGGAAACCACGAACTAGATCAGTGTGCCTACTTCGCACTTCGGGTGTGTTTAAACATAAGCATGGAGCCCTGATCTGCATGGGACAAGGTGCCTCCCCCGGGCCTGACTGCGGGACAGATGGCAGTGTTTCTTCAAGCTTCGCGTCTTGTTGGACATCAGAGCTGCAGTGTTCATGTTAAAATATCCTGCTTGCTGACTCGTACTTGGAGCTTGTTTTTTCCACACGCTGCTCGGTCCTGGTACCTTGCCCCCATATTTGGGCTCATTCCCCGGTATTCTTGTATCTCCGTTACGTCAAGAAAAACTAGCCTCCCGGCCGCCTTTTGGCTGCAGCGAGGTATTGGCAGTCGACTCTGCCTGTTCCGTGGCCACGCCGGGGCTCAGACTCTGATGCAGAGCCTCCTCCTCGCCAAGGTAGTAGCAGTACAACAGGAGTGATTTCAGGTGAAAACCTAACTCAGCCTGTGGCCACTGATTCCCCTGAACAGAATTCCAGTAACCTCTTGTGTGTCCCTGTCCCACAGGAAGTCCCGGAATTGGCTCTGTAGTCTCTCCTCTGTGCAGTGACTTCTTACTTTCCTCTGGCGCCTCTTTTCCTTCCTAACCTTTGTGGCTTCTTCCAGTTTGTGTCTGTGATGGCCCGGCGCTGctgtcctttccctctcccttctctgcacTCACCTGTTTATGTGATTGTTTTCCTTCTAGAAGTTTCCAGAGGATAAAAAACTTGAGCCATTTATGAGTCTCAGAGGCAAAAGTCAGGATTTCTGACCTAGTCCCTCCACCCTATGCTCACTTAACATACAGCGTATTGGAAgattctttaaatttcattttaaagtttttggaaaaagagggcgcgcctgggtggctcagtgggttaagccgctgccttcggctcaggtcatgatcccaggatcctgggatcgagtcccgcatcgggctctctgctcagcggggagcctgcttcctcctctctctctctctgcctgcctctctgcctacttgtgatctctctctgtcaaataaataaataaaatcttaaaaagtttttggaaaaagatttatttatttttaaagattttctttatttgacagagacggtgagagcgggaacacaaacgaggagtgggagagggagaagcaggcctcctgctgagcagggaacccagtgcagggctccaccccaggaccctgggatcatgacctgagccgaagacagacacataatgactgagccacccaggcaccctaaaaagatttttttttttgaagactttatgtatcagtttgagagagagagagtcagagcacaggctggagggggacagagggggaggggtaagCAGATTCCTTACtggtcctggagccctgggagccccatgctgggctctgtcccaggaccctgataccatgacctgagcagaaaccaagagtcagatgctcaagagactgtgccacccaggctcccctttgatttaattatttttttcctgagagctTGGGCGAGGTGGGGGGTgttgcagagggagagcaaaTCCTCAAGccgattccctgctgagtgcagagcccaacttggggccggatctcatgacccgagccgaaatcaagagttgaattcttagctgactgagctacccaggtgccctagtgttggagtttttattttattattatttattattattttttaaagatcttatttatttatttctcagagagagagcgcgcccgcgtgcacaggcaggcagagagggaagcaggctccctgccgagcaaggagtctgatgtgggactcaatcccaggacactgggatcatgacctgagccgaaggcagctgctcaaccaactgagccacccaggtgtcctgtgttGGAGTTTTTAAATAGAGGGTTGTAGGGGTTTGGGACTGAGGGGCTCATATCATTgtaagagcaagagagggaaatattcctatttttatcttaatgttttctttttgtaagaagTAGGCtcctgtgcccagtgtggggctcaaacccacaaatCCCCGAGACCAGGAGTGGCATGTCCCGctaactgagcgacccaggcatccccagaatcCTCCTTTTTGAGCAGGACCCTGAAGTCCATGCAGGTGGAGGACCTGTGGGCTTCCGGGGGGCCCAGTGTCTCTGGGCTCCGGGGCTGCTGTCCTCAGGCTGTGCATGCACAGGCCCCTGGACCGGTGACAAGCTGTTCGGGTCTCTGTGTGTTGCTCCTTGCCCAGGTTGGAGACGTTCCTCCTCTGGCGCTGCTGGGGACAGTGCTTTATATTCTCAGGTTCAGAAGCTGAAGGTACTTTGTAACGGTTCGGCCCCAGGTCTCCTGTCTTGTCTTACCGTGGGCTTCTCTGTCAAGCCTTTTGTACAGAGGCACATTGGACCTTGTGTGGAAGCCGTCAGGTGTGTTCATGCTTGTTACACAGAGAGAAAGTCAAGTAGTGTCATTCTCAAGTTCTTAAATTTCAGACCTTGTATTAATAGCTGAGGATttgctgtaatttatttttaaagaccagacatttgaaaaacaattctGTGTTCACTGGTGGGAGTATAaaaacgggggcacctgggtgactcagtcgttaagcgtctgccttcagctcaggtcatgatcccagggtcctggtgtcgagccctacatcaggctccctgctcggcaggcctgcttctccctctcccactctacctgcttgtagtccctctctcgcggtctctctgttaaaaaaaaaaaacaaaactttagcgTGCAGTAGTCTATtatgggggtggggtgctcaCCTCACTAACTGATCAACTTGATGATTTCCACAGGAGCAGTTTCTTCAGGAGAGAATCAAAGTGAATGGAAAAGCTGGAAATCTCGGTGGAGGGGTGGTAACCATTGAAAGGAGCAAAAGCAAGATCACTGTAACTTCCGAGGTGCCTTTTTCCAAAAGGTATGGGACCGATGAGTGTGACCTGCGGGCACCGTAGCGCTGAGTCCGCCGCCCCCCAGAGTCATCGGTGTCTGCTGTAGTTGTTAATTCCTAGAATGGGGCCCAGTGCAAGGAggcagtgaatgaatgaatgttgttaTGGGGGTTAAAAgcattcagctttttttttttttaagattttaatttatttacttgagagacagagatcacaagtaggcagagaggcggggggagggcaggctccctggtacgaagagagcccgatgcggggctcgatcccaggaccctgagatcatgacctgagccaaaggcagaggctgaatgaacccactgaggcccccaggtgcccctaaagcattcaggttttgataattttttaaaattttgttttccaggggcgcctgggtggctcagtgggttaaagcctctgccttcggcttaggtcgtgaacccagcatcctgggatcgagccccacatccggctctctgctcagtggggagcctgcttccttctctctctctgcctgcctctctcactacttgtgatctctctgtcctgtcaaatagatagataaaatctttaaaaaaaaattttttttttcttttacacaggGAAAGATTGCAACAGTAGAGAGCTCTGGCTTGATTGGACagtattaaaaatgagaatttctcttcctttgcctctagATCACAGTGAGGAGCTCTCGTTTTCATCGCCCAGCAGTGTTGTGTTAGTTTCAGGCGTCCAGCCTAGACCCCGAGTCTCTCCATTATTCAGTGTTCACCATCAGTGAACACTCCTTACACTTACACTTAATTCTCCTTACTTTCCCCGTAAGTGCTCGTGTCATTGGGTGAGCGCTCCCTTGAGAGCTCCGTTCAGACCGAAGCCATCCTTGTAGTTCCCGCGGGCCCATTTTCTTCTAAGTCGGAGACCCCGGGTCACTTAGCCGGTGGTATTCCACAGTGGTTACAAGGAATCGGACCTGTTGAGACCTCGCTCCTAGCCCAGAGCTGGCATATTCTTAAGAACTTTCAGTCAGACTGAATCAAGTGGTGGGAAATGTGAAGGTGTATTCGGACAGATCAGGTACAGATCAGCCTTTGCTTTTAGCTTTAGTTGTTATCAGTCAGAAGTGACTTCCGGTTCTGCCTGGCTCGAGTTCTTTTATTTGTGCAGCAGGAGATCTGATACCACGAGAGACTGGTGCAGCCATAGGGTCTCCAGGGCATAGAAAGCCTACAGTGCTCTGGGCTTTCACATAGGTCATGTGGGGGATGCTGTGATCTGTGACCTGTTTCCACACTTACCAACCTGGTTGAAGAATGGCTCCTGACACCCCTTACTTCTGTTCTCACGGATGCTTGTTCATCCCCAGTGCAGGAGGACTGGGGCCTTGACCTTCCCGCGATCGTTTGTCTTGTAGCGTTCTAGGTGTTCCTGCTCTAGGACCTTTTCTGATCTCCAAACTTCTGTAGCTTTTTCCCTAGTTTCCCAATCTtctattttgaaagttttaaaactaCCTGAAATTAACCACCTTACTGGATGGCAGAAATAGTAAATGACAGAAGAATAGATGGAGCGACCAAACTGATTCATTTTTACTTCGGGAAAAGAGGGTAGAACTGAACTGAGATCTTCACATCTTTGTGAAGATTGCGTTGTTGACAAGTAACACTGTAGAACAGTGTTCATTTCTTGGAGATGGTGAGTCTGTTGGTTCATTGATAGTTGGGTCCTTGCTAATAGGCCAGTTTGCCTGTGTGTCTCCTTTAGTGCCCGTAACAGTCGGGAGAGACGGTAAGTACCAGAGTCTCCtttcacagagggagaaactgagttTCCAGACAGAGGTTTGGAAAGGTGAATTTGCTCAGCAGTGAGTTGACTTGGGGTTCTGTTCCCTCTTTTCCTCACGGGTTTGGGAAGATGCCCCAGGGCCTCAAGAGTAAACAAGCGAGAGAAGAAAAGATTGTAGCCTTTGTGTCGTGGGATGTCGGGCACCGGAGTCACTTGCTGCCTGTGTATAAATCGCGAGTTTTCTAAGCAGTTTGCTGTGGTGACCGCTCGGCCGTCACCCAGGCCACAGCAGCCAGATGAACGCTGCGAGCTCTCACGTGCTGTGCAGGAGCGAGGGCAGGGCCGAGTGGCGTCCCTTCCCCGGGAGGGTGGTAGTGAGCGTCCTGTCGTAGAGGTTTGTGCGCAGCAGCCCTGAGAAACCGTCCCGATCGCCTGAACAACCTCTAAAGGAGGTTCGAGTCCATGAGGTGTGATGTGTGGGGAAGACTTGGAGCTCAGAAACCCAGTGATTCTTCAGTAAAAAGATACTGAGATGGTGTGCTTAATTGTTGTTACTCTAATGGTATCTAAAAATATCATGTTTTTGGTGTCCACTCTGTAGTGGACACTCAAAATCACTTTATAGATGTATTGCTGTGTTTAATGGACAACTGTTACAGATGCTtctctgttctcatttttattgccGGTTTAGATGAATGTGGCTGATAGTTTTGGCCTCATCTTtgctgtgtgtttattttttattttttatttttttttttaagattttattttatttgacagcgagagagggaacacaagcagggggagtgggagagggagaagcaggcttcccactcagcggAGAACCccttgcggggcttgatcctgggaccctgggactgtgacccgagcctaagacagatgcttaagccccaggcgccccatctctgcCATTTTTGAATGGCGGCAAAAGCCCTAAATTGTAATGATTGGAATACGTGGGTTTCAGGAAAGGTGCAGTGACGGAGCGCGCTGGGAGGGCCTGCGGTGGTCTCAAGTGTCCTTTCTCCGCAGGTATTTGAAATATCTGACCAAAAAGTACTTGAAGAAGAATAACCTCCGCGACTGGCTGCGTGTGGTGGCCAACAGCAAGGAGAGCTACGAGCTACGCTACTTCCAGATCAAccaggatgaggaggaggaggaggacgaggattAGAAGTCCTGTGTCTGGGATGTTTtgtataatctttaaataaaatctaggaaTCACAGTGGTGGTTTTCCTTGTACCTCCGCAGTGTGGCTTAAACAGAAAATTGGAGATCAGAGTAAAAGCTTCGCTTGGGCGGCCTTTCACCTATTTGTAATTAGACTTTTCTCCTGCTTGAAGGTTTCAGGTTTACATGGTAAGAATACCAAAGCAGAGAGAAGCTCCTGTAAGGGAACTGCCGGGGATTTGACCCCCAGCAGGTGGTTAAGAGTGGAAATGTGCGCCCTTCAGTTGTCACTGTTTGACTTCCAAAAGTGGGACGGTTTTATCCCGTGCTTTTCTCAGATTCAGGTGTACTACGGGGCTCCTAGTTTGCTGAGCAAAACCAGCAACTTACCTGAGGTTCTCTTGCAGGAAAAAGGCAGGCTcggaaatttaaaaagcagggtTCTGGGGCATTTCAAGTTTGGGTTACAAATTACTCCCACACAATGACTATGTTAATCCTTTTCTTCctgtagaaataaaatttcctttggtGCCACTGCATAGCCTACCTTCCAGAAAAGAGTGGGAAGTGGTTCTAAAAGTCCCAGGTTTTAAATTGAGTAAACGCACACAAAACTGAATTTGTAAACGACTTTTTAGGACTCGGCAACAAACTGTGGCTTCGGCCcccagcagggggagctggagctGAGCTTCCGGAGATGGACCTCGGGCATCTCCCTGGGACGTGGTTTTTGCCCCGGGGTGGACGCCAAGAAGAAGCGATCGAGAGCCAGGTCGTGCTGAGGAGTTGAGGGAAAATGTTGACGTGCCCAGGGAACGGCCACTTCTGTGCCATTTAGGCCTTGGCTGGATTTAATGTCAGGTCACTCTGCAAACTGACATTAGTCCGGGCAGGATGAAAGTGGGGTTTTGTTGCCTTTTGTGCAGAGGCTAGAGATCTGGGAGAGGTTGCGGAGTTGTAAAGTCATTGTCGCCAACTGGAAATCCAGAGGATTTGAGAGCAAGTTTGAAAAGAGACCCTGATGCCTTATGGTGCCCTTCGGAAATCTAAACAattctgcagaaatgtctgcatCGTCTTAAAATCGCAGTGTGTGAAGCTGTGTTTTTAGGGTTTGTCCACAGCTAGTTTCCCCACCTGAAATTCTTGGGCTCTGCTAGCTGCCTAGCTGGAAATTAAATGTTGGAGCCCTACCTTTGCTCCAATATGACATTTGGTGCTCCTTGGATTGAATTTAACGTGTGTCTTTGCAATTTCATTTGTAGTAAAGGCTCcagcattttctatttctatgcaaATTTCTTGGAGCAGAATTGTTTGCGTGTTTCTCCGCCTTAGGGCAAGGAGAGGTTTCTTCCCAGTGTAACTGAGGCATCAGCTGGTTTCTGGCACTGTCCCTTACCACTATCGTTAACTTTGTTAGCAAGTTTATGACCTGGATTTGCAAATTGTACTTGTTTGTTGCATCAATGTTCACCTGTAGTGATTTTTAGTTTGGTTGTAAAAAGATTAATCCTGGGCTGAAATCTGCATagaagttgtgggttttttttcccccccagattATTTCCAGGTTTTAAAACTTGTAATAAAACTGAAACACTGATTTTTCTATGCCTTTTTGAACTCTTGTAATTGAGTTTTGatcacattttatattaaagtGGCTAACACATGGCTACTCTTAttgtggaaggtttttttttttttttttatgaaaggatCGGCATGGTAATCTGTTCAGCAACATTGTTTTTCCTACTAATTGCTGTACCAACCGTGATCTTGGTCTTTGTTAAGCCTGAGAGGAAAATGTGTCCTTTATTCCCACTTTCTTTGCTTTCGTTGTGCTTCGGTGAGATTCTGGAGTTGGTCGTGACTGAACTGTCCACGTAGAATTTGTTCCGATCCAGAGCCGAGAGAACAACTTCGCAAACATGACTTTTTCTGACggaggctctgtgctgggaaacTAGGATTACTTCACATCCATTATCCCGGCTGTGTCCGGACCACATTTAGACCACGTTCCTTTTtagctcctgcctcaggaccttgcCGCCTGCCTGATGGGAAGTGGTCCCGGTGCGGGCAGAGTGGGTGGGCCCCGGAGGGTCTCGGGCCGGGCCGCGCGTTCACAAAGGTGGCGGAATAGCAGCTGCGGGCTTGTCCTCGCTGGCTCTGGTTCCCGACACCATCTCTTCGCTAAAGGTTTAgtatttgttgttttcctttcaaaAGCCTCAGTGACACCCGCCTTTCCCTGTGACTTTCGGTGGTGAAAGTGCTTCTTTCTGAGTAGTGTATCCTCCCGACTCGGGAAGGGCCACGTGCTGGAATGCGTGGATCCCGCCCTCACCACTGGCTCCGGGCTGAGGTGTGAGCAACACTTGGGTCTAAGAAGGATGCAGCACGGTGGGGGAGTTGGAGCATAAAAcattctttctaagatttttttttactttttagttttttttttagattttatttacttatttgagagagacagagagaacatgagcgaggagaaggtcagagggagaagcacactccccgtggagctgggagccttatgtgggactcgatccgggactccgggatcatgacctgagccgaaggcagtcgtccgtccaactgagccacccaggcgtcccttacttttttttcttttaaagattttatttatttgacagaaagcgagagagggaacacaaactgggagagtgggagagggggaagcaggcttcccgctgagcagggagcctgacaggggggctcgatcccaggaccctgggactatgacctaagctaaaggcagaggcttaacgaccgagccacctaggtgccccatatcgaacatttttaaagacaataaaaattacagaatgtTCTGGACTAAGCAGACTTCAGCCTTTTTTAGAGGACACTTGGTTTCTTGGAAGGTGAGCAGGACCCCAGTGAGGCGATGACCGGTTCTATCCCTGGTCATCACGTTAACCTCAGGGGAGCTTGGAAGTCGGCTTTGGCAGCcttccacttccttcctcttGGTGCCGTGGTCTTTCCCGTGACTTTGCCCTAGACTTTGCCCTAAGCTCATCAAGTGTTAGAAGCAGAGTGAGGTGCAGGCTTTCCCTGTGAGGGGGCGTATGCTTAGGTGGTGTGGGTCATTGAGGAGATGACAGATTCCAGAGTACCAAGGGGACAGACCTCCTCCCTGTGGCAACCTTGGCTGGGGTCAGAAGCTGGGGAGAGCCTGGGTCGGGTCCTGCTGGAGCTGTGGACGAAGCTGTAAGGAGTCTCTATGGGGTGATGAGCCGTGGAGGTTACTTCCCTTtccgggagggagggaggttaaGGAAGAGGCCTGGTCTGTGGGATTTGCCATCCCAGCAAGGTGGTGGTGCTGAGGGAAGCTGGGGAGGGCTGCCTTTTAAGTGATGCCCTCATGCTGCTTTTCGCAGGGAACAAAAAACTAGGAAATTGTAATCTagacattttcctctttcctatctTTGGGAGGATCTGAGAATTCACGTTCTTTTTTTCTAGGCTATTTATGGCCAAACTAAAACAGTCTTAATGCTGTGCTGACCAGCTGAATTAGCGGCTCCCACACCTAGAACCCAGAAAGAACCCGTAAGATGACTTGAGGCTTACACAGGCACCTTCTCAGGTTCAGGGCCGTGGCCCAGATGTCTGCCTTTTGAGAAGCCCCAGCAACCCAAGTGATTTGGGTTCAGCTGGGGCGCGGCCCGCATCTTGAGACACAGGCTCCACATACAAGGGAGACCTTGGTTCCTAGGGGATGTTTACTGCTCACCTCAGAAGACGCCGGGATCCTGCCTGCAATGCAGTCCCTGGGGCAGAGTCCTGACCTGCGGGGAGCAGTGTGGGGACAGGGCTCCACTTCACAGGGCCGTCAGGTGGTCAAGATGGGGCGCGTTGGAACGGACCTCGGGGCATCTGAGAAATTCCTGGAACCCAGGGACAGAGATGGCTAGGGGCGTGTGTGGAAGATAACCACTTCCTGTAACTCTGCTCTTGGAAAAGCAATTTTTCCTTGGTGCTTTCATAaccagtatatttaaaaatatatattttggttttgaatCGTCCCTGGAGTGCAGTTCCAAGCTCTGTGACCAGCCAACAGGAGCATCTTGTCTCCTGAAACTGACACCTGAAGGATGGGCTTGTTCTCGGCATCGGAGAACTTACTGAATTTTCACCTTTTTAGGGACGGCTTTTAACACCAGACATTCTGGGCTGATTGTCACTATTGTTAATGGTCTGACCATGATCAGAGCTCTCCCTTAAATATGACTGGGGATTCCTGGTCCCAAATCCAATGTGTTTCTGCCGTTCCAGGCTTCGCTTCGTTTTGCTTTTGGTCAGCGAGCAGGGTGAGCGAGCGGCCGCCGCGGGCAAGGCGGGACGGCCACAGAGGCCTGGGACCGCGAGCACCCGCGCGCTCTGCTGTCCAGTTGAGTAGCTGGAACTGGTCTTTCCCGAATGTTGTCTGACTGTCTCAGCCTCGCCTTGGCAGTTGGACCCAAGGTTAACTGTCTCAGCCTCGCCTTGGCAGTTGGACCCAAGGTTAAGGGTgtgtgccgggggtgggggggtgctttCTGGTGATGGGAGGTTTTGTAAGTCAATGTTTCTCTCAAGTGGGACAGAGAACCTTTGGAAGTGTCCTGACCTCTTCTGGGATGGGGTGAGGGGTCGGGGGCGGGGCTGCTGAGGTTGGGTGGTGCTTAGGGGTTTTTCTTGGATGGTTAACATTCAGAAAGACAGGAGGTCTGGAACGAACAAGGCAGCCTTGCCGGGGACGAGGCAGGCCTGCTAAAGCACAGTGATTTGGTGCCGCCTCGGCTAGATGCTCAGTGATGTGAAATACAGCCTTAGACCGGAGAAGCCCTTTGCTGGCTTAGCCCACTGCCCTGCTGCCTCTTCCTTCGCCCTTGTAGGCCGCCTTCCTTGGGATGCTTCCAACCTCACTCTCTCTGGTGTGGTTTAAAAGTGATCCGGGAGATAAAAGGGATTCCCGGCACCCTGCACTTGGGTCCAGGGGGCTGGACAGACCTGCCTGTGCCCAGGAATGAATGAAGACCAGCTTCTGTCTGGGGCTTGCTGGCAATTTATTTGGATGGGAACGGGGAGGAAGGTTTTGCTTCACATCTTTCCAACTGCCCTAGACCATCCATGGCCTTCTGGTCACAGCTTGGGTTCATCATGGCTTGAATCATTGCCATCTCCCGAGAGGCCTTGCTTGGGGGAGCCCTCAGCAGGCAGTCACAACTCACCTGGTTCCCCAAAGACCCCCAGGAGAGCCCTTGTGCTGCTGTCACAGTGCTAGGGGGATCTTGGTAATGCCTGCCCAGAAGGGCCATATGTTCTGCCAAGCCCAGAGGGGTTGGTGCTGGAGAGGAGAGCCTAGACCCTTTCTTGCTTCCTCAGTCAGGCAGAC encodes the following:
- the RPL22 gene encoding 60S ribosomal protein L22, whose translation is MAPVKKLVAKGGKKKKQVLKFTLDCTHPVEDGIMDAANFEQFLQERIKVNGKAGNLGGGVVTIERSKSKITVTSEVPFSKRYLKYLTKKYLKKNNLRDWLRVVANSKESYELRYFQINQDEEEEEDED